From the genome of Streptomyces sp. NBC_00659, one region includes:
- a CDS encoding ferredoxin gives MTVQQEAGVDGEALEVWIDQDLCTGDGICVQYAPEVFELDIDGLAYVKSAEDELLQAVGATTPVPLPLLRDVADSAKECPGDCIHVRRVSDKVEIFGPDAE, from the coding sequence ATGACCGTGCAGCAGGAGGCCGGAGTCGACGGCGAGGCGCTTGAGGTCTGGATCGACCAGGATCTCTGTACCGGCGACGGGATCTGTGTCCAGTACGCGCCCGAGGTCTTTGAGCTGGACATTGACGGCCTGGCCTATGTGAAGAGCGCCGAGGACGAGCTTCTGCAGGCCGTGGGGGCCACAACGCCCGTACCCCTGCCGCTTCTGCGCGATGTGGCGGACTCGGCGAAGGAGTGCCCGGGGGACTGCATCCATGTCCGTCGCGTTTCGGACAAGGTCGAGATCTTCGGCCCTGACGCGGAGTGA